The Candidatus Nanoarchaeia archaeon genome includes a window with the following:
- a CDS encoding 50S ribosomal protein L21e, with translation MGGTMVMRIGGARRKSRNKLKKNLRDRGKFRIHNFLQEFKPGEHVALKAEPSFQKGMFRLRFYGKIGTIIRKAGKNYEVSIMDQNKSKIIRTHPVHLRRA, from the coding sequence GTGGGTGGTACTATGGTAATGAGAATAGGCGGCGCAAGAAGGAAGTCTCGAAATAAGCTCAAGAAGAATCTAAGAGACAGAGGAAAGTTCAGAATCCACAACTTTTTGCAGGAGTTCAAGCCGGGAGAGCATGTTGCATTGAAGGCGGAGCCTTCGTTCCAGAAAGGCATGTTCAGGCTGCGCTTCTATGGCAAGATTGGGACAATCATACGAAAGGCAGGAAAAAACTATGAAGTGAGCATTATGGACCAGAACAAAAGCAAGATCATCAGAACTCATCCTGTTCATTTGAGGAGGGCATAA
- a CDS encoding DUF655 domain-containing protein translates to MEEEKPRREEKAIVLDFLPNGYPFEDRPGARKMPIVQAIGKEYYALLELVAKREVQLSPGNEIYIGEGKREQIHHIVGKLPMHKLTPTARQELEFVIKDIVDKDQEKFVDFFNKAQPLSTRMHQLELIPGLGKKHMWEIIDAREAKPFANFDDLKARVKLMPDPKKAIIRRILRELSGSEKYFIFVR, encoded by the coding sequence ATGGAAGAAGAGAAACCGCGCAGGGAAGAGAAGGCCATCGTGCTTGACTTCCTTCCGAATGGATATCCATTCGAGGACAGGCCTGGAGCCAGGAAAATGCCTATTGTCCAAGCCATTGGGAAAGAGTACTATGCGCTTCTTGAGCTTGTTGCGAAAAGAGAGGTCCAGCTCTCGCCAGGCAATGAGATCTATATCGGAGAGGGGAAACGGGAACAGATCCACCATATTGTGGGGAAGCTCCCGATGCATAAGCTCACGCCTACAGCCAGGCAGGAGCTTGAGTTCGTCATAAAGGACATTGTTGATAAGGACCAGGAGAAGTTCGTAGATTTCTTCAATAAGGCGCAGCCTTTAAGCACGAGAATGCACCAGCTTGAGCTCATTCCCGGGCTTGGGAAGAAGCATATGTGGGAGATCATCGATGCAAGGGAGGCAAAGCCATTTGCGAACTTTGACGACCTGAAGGCAAGAGTAAAGCTGATGCCGGACCCTAAAAAGGCAATCATCAGGAGGATCCTGCGGGAGCTTTCGGGGTCTGAGAAGTATTTTATTTTTGTGAGGTAG
- the sepF gene encoding cell division protein SepF: protein MGFFSQIKEKLGMEEASAEPAEDYVELDTGSDESRPKAVVRTFSLDDFEGIKPILDSLREGHTIALINIKPLKDKDLIELKRAINKLKKTTDAIQGEIAGFGEDYIVATPTFAKIYRNKPVAERPKIEEGMG from the coding sequence ATGGGTTTCTTTTCACAAATCAAGGAAAAGCTGGGGATGGAAGAAGCCTCTGCAGAGCCTGCTGAGGATTATGTAGAGCTGGACACCGGGTCAGATGAATCCAGGCCGAAAGCTGTAGTAAGGACATTTTCCTTGGACGATTTTGAGGGAATTAAGCCTATTCTGGACAGCCTGCGTGAAGGCCATACCATTGCGCTTATCAATATCAAGCCCTTAAAGGACAAGGATCTTATCGAGCTTAAGCGTGCCATTAACAAGCTTAAGAAGACAACAGATGCCATACAGGGCGAAATTGCAGGATTTGGAGAAGACTATATTGTTGCAACCCCTACGTTTGCAAAAATCTACAGGAACAAGCCTGTTGCTGAAAGGCCCAAGATTGAAGAAGGGATGGGGTAA